From Carassius auratus strain Wakin chromosome 10, ASM336829v1, whole genome shotgun sequence, a single genomic window includes:
- the LOC113110454 gene encoding C-C motif chemokine 19-like, with product MMFSHTLTLWTGALLILSLSLWSCTTALDDGAMDCCLNTSNRRIPKRLVTSFTIQTGDGACRIPATIFVTRKGLKLCAPFPSDNNWVRNLINNILAGSVPKKSRGKRH from the exons ATGATGTTCTCACACACTCTGACATTATGGACAGGTGCTCTGCTCATATTGAGCCTCAGTTTATGGAGCTGCACAACAG CTCTGGACGATGGGGCAATggattgttgtttaaacaccagCAACCGGCGCATCCCAAAGAGGTTGGTGACGTCCTTCACCATTCAGACCGGTGATGGAGCGTGCAGAATACCTGCCACTAT ATTTGTCACAAGGAAGGGATTAAAGCTCTGTGCACCATTTCCCAGTGACAATAACTGGGTGAGAAACCTGATCAATAACATACTAGCAGGATCTGTACCCAAAAAATCTAGAG GAAAGAGGCATTGA